From a single Gimesia fumaroli genomic region:
- a CDS encoding Dabb family protein, whose amino-acid sequence MADTQLAHMVYFTLKDESPAASEAMVEACHKYLKDHPGVVYFSAGMRAPEFQREVNDQEFHVALNVVFDSKESHDKYQVVDDHLTFIAENKEKWAKVRVFDSYVRS is encoded by the coding sequence ATGGCCGACACGCAACTGGCACACATGGTTTATTTCACCCTCAAAGATGAGTCTCCCGCTGCCAGCGAAGCAATGGTAGAGGCCTGCCACAAATATCTGAAAGATCATCCGGGCGTGGTCTACTTTTCCGCCGGTATGCGTGCCCCCGAATTTCAACGGGAAGTGAATGATCAGGAATTTCACGTCGCCTTGAATGTCGTCTTTGACAGCAAAGAATCGCACGACAAGTATCAAGTCGTCGACGATCACCTCACCTTCATTGCAGAAAACAAAGAGAAGTGGGCCAAGGTTCGCGTCTTTGACAGCTACGTTCGCAGCTAA
- a CDS encoding DUF420 domain-containing protein, translating to MNEPKPIRRIPRFIIVLLWVLVAISAFATWNLKKQRDLAVEKIEAEKAAATEAKEDEPEDGTIEVKSKAPIWPEEGIEDFSLTERSGKTVSKKDLLGKPWVACFVFTRCAGPCPRVSGQFYQLQKDLKDLDFRLVTITVDPKNDTPEVLTQYAESVGADPEKWLFLTGDQKDIFHLIEKSFLMPVQENTGPARKPGFEVIHTTNVMLVDKNGRVLGKYNAVNDEELAALRKAVRKLIEDDKPEEQKTETKEVKPDEPPKPVAPPKAGMVSLSPLLFPMISKSLTSTFFAQADTKSPAVEEEVMVAEETVQEPAEVKTAAPDWVMQLPALNAVLNSLATILLMLGYWFIRKGEKEKHKKTMLTAFGTSILFLGFYLLYHFALQSYTGNASRKFEGEGLIRPIYYFILITHVVLAAAVPVLAWVTIRRGLKQQWEAHRRIAKITFPIWLYVSITGVVIYFMLYHLPGGTA from the coding sequence GTGCTACTCTGGGTGCTGGTCGCTATCAGTGCCTTTGCCACCTGGAATCTAAAAAAGCAACGTGATCTGGCTGTAGAAAAAATCGAAGCTGAAAAAGCAGCCGCTACGGAAGCGAAAGAAGACGAACCAGAAGATGGCACTATCGAAGTCAAATCCAAAGCTCCGATCTGGCCGGAAGAGGGCATCGAGGATTTCTCGCTCACCGAACGTAGTGGTAAGACAGTCTCGAAAAAAGACCTGCTTGGAAAACCGTGGGTCGCCTGCTTTGTATTTACCCGTTGTGCTGGTCCCTGCCCGCGTGTGTCGGGCCAGTTTTACCAATTGCAGAAAGATCTGAAAGACCTGGACTTCAGGCTGGTCACAATTACCGTCGACCCGAAAAACGACACGCCCGAAGTCTTAACCCAATATGCAGAGTCCGTCGGAGCCGACCCGGAAAAATGGCTGTTTCTGACCGGAGATCAGAAAGACATCTTCCACTTGATTGAGAAAAGTTTTCTGATGCCCGTTCAGGAAAACACAGGCCCGGCCCGCAAGCCCGGATTCGAAGTCATCCACACCACCAACGTCATGCTGGTTGATAAAAACGGACGTGTCCTCGGAAAATATAACGCCGTCAATGACGAAGAACTGGCGGCACTGCGAAAAGCAGTTCGCAAACTAATCGAGGACGACAAACCGGAAGAGCAGAAAACAGAGACGAAGGAAGTTAAACCAGACGAGCCTCCCAAACCAGTTGCGCCCCCGAAAGCCGGCATGGTTTCGCTGAGTCCGCTCTTATTTCCCATGATCTCAAAGTCACTGACATCGACATTCTTCGCACAAGCAGATACTAAATCTCCAGCTGTGGAAGAAGAAGTTATGGTTGCGGAAGAAACGGTTCAAGAACCCGCAGAAGTCAAAACCGCGGCGCCTGACTGGGTGATGCAGCTCCCCGCCCTCAACGCTGTCTTGAATTCACTGGCGACGATTCTGCTGATGCTGGGTTACTGGTTCATTCGCAAAGGGGAAAAAGAGAAGCATAAAAAAACCATGTTGACCGCCTTCGGAACTTCAATTCTCTTCCTGGGGTTCTATCTGCTGTATCACTTTGCCCTGCAAAGCTACACCGGAAATGCGTCACGCAAATTTGAAGGCGAAGGCCTGATCAGACCGATTTACTATTTCATTCTGATCACACACGTCGTGCTTGCCGCAGCAGTCCCGGTGCTGGCCTGGGTAACGATCCGACGCGGACTCAAACAGCAGTGGGAAGCCCATCGCCGGATCGCCAAAATCACCTTCCCGATCTGGCTGTATGTATCGATTACAGGTGTGGTGATCTACTTCATGCTATACCACTTGCCCGGTGGCACCGCCTGA
- a CDS encoding ABC transporter ATP-binding protein, which yields MNQLELNQVSCGYADREVLKQISLCVEPGKVLVLLGPNGSGKTTLLRALFNLVDVKEGQALIEGQEISRLSRKELARKLALSPQMELPQWPMTVEETVQLGRSSHRGWMQPFQSDDAAHVEQALQQTGLIELQQRKITEISGGEWRRTLIARALAQQTNILCLDEPTTGLDLKYQVEILSLIRDLAHERDLTVMLTIHDLNLASCFADQFVLLHQGRIEAMGTGEEVLTEARLTEVYQTKVKVVPHPEYQTPLIVPVL from the coding sequence ATGAATCAGCTTGAACTCAATCAGGTTTCCTGTGGTTACGCAGACCGAGAGGTGTTGAAACAGATTTCCCTGTGTGTGGAACCGGGCAAGGTGCTTGTCTTACTGGGGCCCAATGGCTCGGGGAAAACAACCCTGTTGCGCGCCCTGTTTAATCTGGTGGATGTGAAAGAAGGGCAAGCCTTGATTGAAGGGCAGGAAATCAGCCGGCTCTCCCGAAAAGAGCTTGCCCGGAAACTCGCGCTCTCACCGCAGATGGAATTGCCACAATGGCCGATGACGGTGGAAGAAACGGTTCAACTGGGTCGGAGTTCACACCGAGGCTGGATGCAGCCTTTCCAGTCCGACGATGCGGCGCATGTCGAACAGGCGCTCCAGCAGACAGGACTGATTGAATTGCAGCAACGAAAAATCACCGAGATCTCCGGTGGAGAGTGGCGGCGAACGTTAATTGCCCGGGCCCTGGCACAACAGACGAACATACTTTGTCTGGATGAACCTACGACTGGACTGGATTTGAAATACCAGGTCGAAATCCTGTCCTTGATTCGCGACCTGGCACATGAGCGGGATCTGACCGTGATGCTGACGATTCATGACTTGAATCTGGCCAGTTGCTTTGCCGATCAGTTTGTGTTGCTCCATCAGGGGCGCATCGAGGCGATGGGAACCGGGGAAGAAGTTCTGACCGAGGCGCGGCTGACGGAGGTCTATCAGACCAAAGTCAAAGTGGTGCCGCACCCGGAATACCAGACGCCGTTGATTGTACCCGTCCTCTGA
- a CDS encoding FecCD family ABC transporter permease: protein MQPRQRILVWRMIPLAGFLLSALVVGIHLGAVELSLAQIWQGLGNSSDASHVDTILWQIRLPRLLLAACVGGGLAVAGAAFQGVFRNPLADPFVIGASSGAALGATLALLWMAGSITVITATWQIPWLILSAFAGAILVVCAVFVIAALSNIGRNAPLLTLILAGMALSSFTGALVSLIMFLNHEMLTAIFSWLLGSFSGRHWNEIVMAGPVILGSGIVLWLMSRPLDLLSFGDETAMTLGLSIGKFRMLILIAATMCTAACVAVSGVIGFLGLMAPHMTRIMLGPRHGLLIPGSCLLGATLMVVADTLARTIIAPAEIPVGIVTALMGCPFFLFLLISRGQQTK, encoded by the coding sequence ATGCAACCCCGGCAACGTATTCTGGTCTGGCGAATGATCCCGCTGGCGGGTTTCCTGCTGTCGGCGCTTGTGGTGGGAATTCATCTGGGAGCGGTTGAGCTTTCCCTGGCCCAGATCTGGCAAGGACTCGGAAACTCATCCGATGCGTCGCACGTTGACACGATCCTCTGGCAGATTCGGTTGCCGCGCCTCCTGCTGGCGGCCTGTGTTGGCGGAGGGCTGGCAGTTGCGGGAGCCGCGTTCCAAGGCGTCTTTCGCAATCCACTGGCTGATCCGTTTGTGATTGGTGCCTCGAGTGGTGCGGCGCTGGGTGCGACATTGGCACTGTTGTGGATGGCGGGCAGTATTACTGTCATCACAGCGACCTGGCAGATTCCGTGGTTGATCCTATCTGCTTTTGCTGGTGCGATTCTGGTTGTCTGCGCGGTGTTTGTGATTGCGGCGCTGAGCAACATCGGTCGCAACGCACCGCTATTAACGCTCATTCTGGCGGGAATGGCACTCAGCAGCTTTACTGGAGCACTGGTGTCGCTGATCATGTTTTTGAATCACGAAATGCTGACGGCGATTTTCAGTTGGTTGTTGGGAAGTTTCTCGGGGCGACACTGGAATGAGATCGTGATGGCAGGGCCAGTCATTCTGGGCAGTGGAATCGTGCTGTGGCTGATGTCGCGTCCGTTAGATTTACTTTCATTCGGCGATGAGACTGCGATGACGCTGGGGCTGTCGATCGGCAAATTTCGCATGCTCATTTTGATTGCCGCCACCATGTGTACGGCGGCGTGCGTAGCGGTTTCCGGCGTGATCGGATTTCTGGGATTGATGGCGCCGCATATGACACGCATCATGCTCGGCCCGCGGCATGGTTTGCTGATTCCCGGCAGTTGCCTGCTGGGTGCGACGTTGATGGTCGTCGCGGATACGCTGGCACGAACGATCATTGCACCGGCGGAAATTCCCGTGGGCATTGTGACGGCGTTGATGGGCTGCCCGTTTTTTCTGTTCCTGTTAATCAGTCGCGGACAACAAACCAAATGA
- a CDS encoding ABC transporter substrate-binding protein: MNTNSYKSILILLALVVSSGCGSGASETTSRSDSPATEITQAQSVAEFPIVIKDDRGLEVSVPQKPLRIVSLLPSHTEILYAVGAGKQMVGCTTFCNYPAETEQLEKVALSNPGSVSLETLVALKPDLIFLGGDYQRQLAEQLTKLKIPVLSFESQSVADIERSIRGISRSTGHAQSGEELIAKIKNEIAAIQKRIKPYQKQGPPRVFYQVWDQPLMTVGPASFIGELIDMIGAENVFEDVKIAYPQVSEETLIVRNPDVILMPQTKKAEAPDLAETISRLRERPGWKQMSAVKNQRIYLIEDDLISRPGPRVVLGLQKMAQALYPEAYQAHSSSERTQ, encoded by the coding sequence ATGAATACCAATTCTTATAAATCGATTTTGATACTTCTGGCTCTGGTCGTGAGTTCCGGCTGTGGTTCCGGGGCGTCTGAAACGACATCCCGTTCCGATTCGCCTGCGACTGAGATCACGCAAGCGCAGAGTGTTGCGGAATTTCCGATCGTCATTAAAGATGACCGGGGACTGGAAGTCAGTGTTCCCCAAAAGCCGTTACGGATTGTTTCGTTGCTGCCGTCGCATACCGAAATTCTGTATGCTGTTGGCGCAGGGAAGCAAATGGTGGGGTGTACAACGTTCTGCAATTATCCAGCGGAAACCGAGCAGCTCGAAAAAGTGGCGCTATCGAATCCGGGCAGTGTGAGCCTGGAAACGCTGGTCGCCCTTAAGCCCGATCTGATCTTTCTGGGAGGCGATTACCAACGCCAGTTGGCAGAGCAACTTACGAAACTGAAGATTCCTGTCTTATCGTTTGAGTCACAATCGGTGGCAGACATCGAACGCTCGATTCGAGGCATCTCTCGTTCTACCGGGCATGCTCAATCAGGGGAAGAATTAATCGCGAAGATCAAAAACGAGATTGCCGCGATTCAAAAACGGATCAAGCCTTATCAGAAACAGGGGCCGCCGCGGGTGTTTTATCAGGTGTGGGATCAACCGTTGATGACTGTGGGCCCCGCTTCTTTTATTGGTGAGTTGATCGACATGATTGGGGCAGAGAATGTATTTGAGGATGTGAAAATTGCGTATCCCCAGGTCAGCGAGGAGACGTTGATCGTGCGCAATCCAGATGTGATTCTGATGCCGCAAACCAAAAAAGCGGAGGCTCCTGATTTGGCAGAGACGATTTCCCGCTTGCGAGAACGGCCAGGATGGAAGCAAATGAGTGCGGTAAAGAATCAGCGAATCTATCTGATTGAGGATGATCTCATTTCCCGGCCGGGGCCACGTGTGGTGCTGGGACTACAAAAAATGGCTCAGGCGTTGTACCCTGAAGCATATCAGGCACACTCATCTTCAGAGCGGACTCAATAG